A DNA window from Malus domestica chromosome 12, GDT2T_hap1 contains the following coding sequences:
- the LOC103450267 gene encoding ultraviolet-B receptor UVR8 isoform X5, giving the protein MDCNEGGGGGSTKTEERREALVYMWGYLPGVSPEKSPILSLSPVRFPNGMEGGYSWKDVCGGGCGFAMAISECGKLMTWGSTDEEGQSYVVSGKHGTPEAYALPTEASILKAAAGWAHCVAVTETGEVYTWGWKECVPSGNLIGDLGMVERLQKDTTGNQSSLPAEQVNSMSQGFNLTSGTVSHLESKRAREEIAKRRKISSAKVESESSTGGEEFFNPSPCLVTLGPGVRITTVAAGGRHTLALSDMGQVWGWGYGGEGQLGLGTRVKMVSSPHVIPCIQPSASGKDRSSVISQGSKIPGSYVKEIACGGRHSAVITDAGALLTFGWGLYGQCGQGNTIDQLRPSYVKSLSETKVKNIAAGLWHTLCVSVDGRVYAFGGNQFGQLGTGADEGETLPKILDSPGLGSKHAKVASCGARHSVILTEDGQLFSWGWNKYGQLGLGDAVDRNIPSQVSIEGCLLKNIACGWWHTLLLAERPI; this is encoded by the exons ATGGACTGCaatgaaggaggaggaggagggtcgACGAAAACGGAGGAGCGGAGAGAAGCTCTGGTGTATATGTGGGGATATCTTCCGGGAGTATCGCCGGAGAAGTCTCCGATACTGTCTCTGTCGCCGGTGCGGTTTCCTAATGGGATGGAGGGTGGATATTCGTGGAAGGACGTCTGCGGCGGCGGTTGCGGATTCGCCATGGCCATCTCAG AGTGTGGGAAGCTGATGACGTGGGGGTCGACGGACGAGGAGGGGCAGAGCTACGTCGTTTCTGGGAAGCACGGG actccggAGGCATATGCTCTCCCAACTGAGGCTTCAATACTCAAGGCTGCTGCTGGTTGGGCTCATTGCGTTGCTGTTACGG AGACTGGTGAAGTATACACTTGGGGTTGGAAAGAGTGTGTTCCCTCTGGGAATCTTATTGGTGATCTGGGCATGGTGGAACGTCTCCAAAAGGATACTACAGGGAATCAAAGTTCATTACCAGCTGAACAAG TAAACTCAATGTCTCAAGGCTTCAATTTGACTAGTGGGACAGTATCTCATCTTGAAAGCAAAAGGGCCAGAGAGGAAATTGCAAAGCGAAGGAAAATTTCGTCAGCTAAAGTCGAATCTGAAAGCTCAACAGGTGGTGAAGAATTCTTCAATCCATCCCCTTGTCTTGTAACTCTGGGTCCTGGAGTGAGAATCACCACTGTCGCAGCTGGTGGGCGCCATACTTTAGCATTATCAG ATATGGGACAGGTGTGGGGTTGGGGCTATGGAGGCGAAGGACAGCTAGGTTTGGGTACCAGGGTAAAAATGGTTTCTTCTCCTCATGTCATCCCCTGTATTCAGCCATCTGCGTCTGGGAAGGATAGGTCTTCTGTGATATCTCAAGGTTCAAAAATTCCTGGAAGTTATGTGAAGGAGATTGCTTGTGGAGGCCGGCACAGTGCAGTAATAACAG ATGCTGGAGCACTGCTTACTTTTGGCTGGGGGCTTTACGGACAG TGTGGGCAAGGGAATACAATAGATCAGCTAAGACCAAGTTATGTGAAATCATTGTCCGAAACAAAAGTGAAAAACATTGCTGCCGGACTATGGCATACACTGTGTGTATCTGTTGACGGGCGTGTATATGCATTTGGAGGGAATCAGTTTGGACAGCTGGgaacaggtgctgacgagggtGAG ACTCTACCTAAGATATTGGATTCTCCGGGTTTGGGAAGCAAGCATGCAAAAGTAGCCTCCTGCGGCGCTCGACATAGTGTCATTCTAACAG AAGACGGCCAGTTATTTAGTTGGGGGTGGAACAAGTATGGCCAA CTTGGCCTGGGCGATGCCGTGGATAGGAACATTCCTTCTCAAGTTTCAATAGAAGGCTGCTTACTGAAAAATATTGCATGTGGCTGGTGGCACACGCTACTTCTAGCCGAAAGACCCATTTGA
- the LOC103423437 gene encoding tropinone reductase homolog: protein MAGFDSQRWSLQGMTALVTGGTKGIGYAIVEELAGLGATVHTCARNKTQILERLKEWENKGFNVTGSVCDLTSKAQRENLIKTVSSIFDGKLNILVNSAATCTLRGTTDYTLEDFSTMMETNVESPYHLSQLAHPLLKASGNASIVFVASIAGVVALPKLSAYAATKSAVIQISKNLACEWAKDSIRTNAVAPWAVNTGVKVESDGHSDDFRRLIGRTPIRRLAQPNEISSLVTFLCLPAASYINGQVISVDGGFTVSGF from the exons ATGGCAGGTTTCGACAGCCAAAGATGGTCACTACAGGGTATGACTGCCCTCGTCACCGGTGGAACCAAAGGCATAGG ATATGCCATAGTGGAAGAACTAGCCGGACTTGGAGCAACCGTGCATACCTGTGCTCGTAACAAAACACAGATTCTTGAGAGGCTTAAAGAATGGGAAAATAAGGGATTCAACGTGACTGGCTCAGTTTGTGATCTCACCTCTAAAGCACAAAGAGAGAACCTCATCAAAACTGTTTCCTCTATTTTTGATGGAAAACTTAACATCCTT GTAAATAGTGCCGCAACATGCACACTTAGAGGAACCACAGATTACACCTTGGAAGATTTCTCAACTATGATGGAAACCAATGTCGAATCTCCCTACCATCTTTCTCAACTTGCACACCCTCTCTTGAAGGCCTCAGGAAATGCAAGTATTGTCTTTGTTGCCTCTATTGCCGGTGTGGTAGCTCTACCGAAACTCTCTGCCTATGCAGCAACAAAAA GTGCAGTCATCCAAATTTCGAAGAATTTGGCATGTGAATGGGCAAAAGACAGCATTCGTACTAATGCTGTGGCGCCATGGGCTGTCAACACCGGAGTTAAAGTTGAATCT GACGGTCATTCTGATGATTTCAGACGCCTAATAGGTCGAACTCCCATCCGTCGCCTTGCACAGCCTAATGAAATCTCATCTCTGGTCACTTTCCTCTGCCTTCCTGCTGCTTCTTACATCAATGGACAAGTTATTAGTGTTGACGGAGGATTTACCGTTAGCGGTTTCTAG
- the LOC103450267 gene encoding ultraviolet-B receptor UVR8 isoform X1, whose protein sequence is MDCNEGGGGGSTKTEERREALVYMWGYLPGVSPEKSPILSLSPVRFPNGMEGGYSWKDVCGGGCGFAMAISECGKLMTWGSTDEEGQSYVVSGKHGETPEAYALPTEASILKAAAGWAHCVAVTETGEVYTWGWKECVPSGNLIGDLGMVERLQKDTTGNQSSLPAEQVNSMSQGFNLTSGTVSHLESKRAREEIAKRRKISSAKVESESSTGGEEFFNPSPCLVTLGPGVRITTVAAGGRHTLALSDMGQVWGWGYGGEGQLGLGTRVKMVSSPHVIPCIQPSASGKDRSSVISQGSKIPGSYVKEIACGGRHSAVITDAGALLTFGWGLYGQCGQGNTIDQLRPSYVKSLSETKVKNIAAGLWHTLCVSVDGRVYAFGGNQFGQLGTGADEGELQTLPKILDSPGLGSKHAKVASCGARHSVILTEDGQLFSWGWNKYGQLGLGDAVDRNIPSQVSIEGCLLKNIACGWWHTLLLAERPI, encoded by the exons ATGGACTGCaatgaaggaggaggaggagggtcgACGAAAACGGAGGAGCGGAGAGAAGCTCTGGTGTATATGTGGGGATATCTTCCGGGAGTATCGCCGGAGAAGTCTCCGATACTGTCTCTGTCGCCGGTGCGGTTTCCTAATGGGATGGAGGGTGGATATTCGTGGAAGGACGTCTGCGGCGGCGGTTGCGGATTCGCCATGGCCATCTCAG AGTGTGGGAAGCTGATGACGTGGGGGTCGACGGACGAGGAGGGGCAGAGCTACGTCGTTTCTGGGAAGCACGGG gagactccggAGGCATATGCTCTCCCAACTGAGGCTTCAATACTCAAGGCTGCTGCTGGTTGGGCTCATTGCGTTGCTGTTACGG AGACTGGTGAAGTATACACTTGGGGTTGGAAAGAGTGTGTTCCCTCTGGGAATCTTATTGGTGATCTGGGCATGGTGGAACGTCTCCAAAAGGATACTACAGGGAATCAAAGTTCATTACCAGCTGAACAAG TAAACTCAATGTCTCAAGGCTTCAATTTGACTAGTGGGACAGTATCTCATCTTGAAAGCAAAAGGGCCAGAGAGGAAATTGCAAAGCGAAGGAAAATTTCGTCAGCTAAAGTCGAATCTGAAAGCTCAACAGGTGGTGAAGAATTCTTCAATCCATCCCCTTGTCTTGTAACTCTGGGTCCTGGAGTGAGAATCACCACTGTCGCAGCTGGTGGGCGCCATACTTTAGCATTATCAG ATATGGGACAGGTGTGGGGTTGGGGCTATGGAGGCGAAGGACAGCTAGGTTTGGGTACCAGGGTAAAAATGGTTTCTTCTCCTCATGTCATCCCCTGTATTCAGCCATCTGCGTCTGGGAAGGATAGGTCTTCTGTGATATCTCAAGGTTCAAAAATTCCTGGAAGTTATGTGAAGGAGATTGCTTGTGGAGGCCGGCACAGTGCAGTAATAACAG ATGCTGGAGCACTGCTTACTTTTGGCTGGGGGCTTTACGGACAG TGTGGGCAAGGGAATACAATAGATCAGCTAAGACCAAGTTATGTGAAATCATTGTCCGAAACAAAAGTGAAAAACATTGCTGCCGGACTATGGCATACACTGTGTGTATCTGTTGACGGGCGTGTATATGCATTTGGAGGGAATCAGTTTGGACAGCTGGgaacaggtgctgacgagggtGAG CTTCAGACTCTACCTAAGATATTGGATTCTCCGGGTTTGGGAAGCAAGCATGCAAAAGTAGCCTCCTGCGGCGCTCGACATAGTGTCATTCTAACAG AAGACGGCCAGTTATTTAGTTGGGGGTGGAACAAGTATGGCCAA CTTGGCCTGGGCGATGCCGTGGATAGGAACATTCCTTCTCAAGTTTCAATAGAAGGCTGCTTACTGAAAAATATTGCATGTGGCTGGTGGCACACGCTACTTCTAGCCGAAAGACCCATTTGA
- the LOC103430383 gene encoding tropinone reductase homolog: MAGFNSQRWSLKGMTALVTGGTKGIGYAIVEELAGLGATVHTCARNEAQIVERLREWEDKGFKVTGSVCDLTSKAQRENLIKTVSSIFNGKLNILVNNAPTCTLRSTADYTLEDFSSMMSTNVESPYHLCQLAYPLLKASENASIVFVSSIAGLKALPRLSAYAATKGAVIQIAKNLACEWAKDNIRTNTVAPWAVNTGAKVENDGHAEDFRRLIGRTPISRLAQPNEISSLVSFLCLPAASFINGQVISVDGGFTVSGF; this comes from the exons ATGGCAGGTTTCAACAGCCAAAGATGGTCTCTAAAGGGTATGACCGCCCTCGTCACCGGTGGAACTAAAGGCATCGG ATATGCGATAGTAGAAGAGCTAGCGGGACTTGGAGCAACCGTACATACTTGTGCTCGCAACGAAGCACAGATTGTTGAGAGGCTTCGAGAATGGGAAGATAAGGGATTTAAAGTGACTGGATCAGTTTGTGACCTCACCTCTAAAGCTCAAAGGGAAAACCTCATCAAAACCGTCTCCTCAATTTTCAACGGCAAGCTTAACATCCTT GTAAATAATGCACCAACATGTACTCTCAGGAGTACTGCAGATTACACTTTGGAAGATTTTTCAAGCATGATGAGCACCAATGTTGAATCCCCCTACCATTTGTGTCAACTTGCATATCCTCTCTTGAAGGCCTCAGAAAACGCAAGTATTGTATTTGTCTCCTCTATTGCTGGTCTGAAAGCTCTACCCAGATTATCTGCCTATGCAGCAACCAAAg gagCAGTGATACAGATTGCAAAAAATTTGGCATGTGAATGGGCAAAAGACAACATTCGCACAAACACTGTGGCACCATGGGCTGTCAACACCGGGGCTAAAGTCGAAAAT GATGGTCATGCTGAAGATTTCAGACGGCTAATAGGTAGAACTCCCATCAGTCGTCTTGCACAGCCTAATGAAATTTCGTCTCTGGTGTCCTTCCTTTGCCTCCCTGCTGCTTCTTTCATCAATGGACAAGTCATTAGCGTTGATGGAGGGTTCACAGTTAGTGGTTTCTAG
- the LOC103450267 gene encoding ultraviolet-B receptor UVR8 isoform X2, producing the protein MDCNEGGGGGSTKTEERREALVYMWGYLPGVSPEKSPILSLSPVRFPNGMEGGYSWKDVCGGGCGFAMAISECGKLMTWGSTDEEGQSYVVSGKHGTPEAYALPTEASILKAAAGWAHCVAVTETGEVYTWGWKECVPSGNLIGDLGMVERLQKDTTGNQSSLPAEQVNSMSQGFNLTSGTVSHLESKRAREEIAKRRKISSAKVESESSTGGEEFFNPSPCLVTLGPGVRITTVAAGGRHTLALSDMGQVWGWGYGGEGQLGLGTRVKMVSSPHVIPCIQPSASGKDRSSVISQGSKIPGSYVKEIACGGRHSAVITDAGALLTFGWGLYGQCGQGNTIDQLRPSYVKSLSETKVKNIAAGLWHTLCVSVDGRVYAFGGNQFGQLGTGADEGELQTLPKILDSPGLGSKHAKVASCGARHSVILTEDGQLFSWGWNKYGQLGLGDAVDRNIPSQVSIEGCLLKNIACGWWHTLLLAERPI; encoded by the exons ATGGACTGCaatgaaggaggaggaggagggtcgACGAAAACGGAGGAGCGGAGAGAAGCTCTGGTGTATATGTGGGGATATCTTCCGGGAGTATCGCCGGAGAAGTCTCCGATACTGTCTCTGTCGCCGGTGCGGTTTCCTAATGGGATGGAGGGTGGATATTCGTGGAAGGACGTCTGCGGCGGCGGTTGCGGATTCGCCATGGCCATCTCAG AGTGTGGGAAGCTGATGACGTGGGGGTCGACGGACGAGGAGGGGCAGAGCTACGTCGTTTCTGGGAAGCACGGG actccggAGGCATATGCTCTCCCAACTGAGGCTTCAATACTCAAGGCTGCTGCTGGTTGGGCTCATTGCGTTGCTGTTACGG AGACTGGTGAAGTATACACTTGGGGTTGGAAAGAGTGTGTTCCCTCTGGGAATCTTATTGGTGATCTGGGCATGGTGGAACGTCTCCAAAAGGATACTACAGGGAATCAAAGTTCATTACCAGCTGAACAAG TAAACTCAATGTCTCAAGGCTTCAATTTGACTAGTGGGACAGTATCTCATCTTGAAAGCAAAAGGGCCAGAGAGGAAATTGCAAAGCGAAGGAAAATTTCGTCAGCTAAAGTCGAATCTGAAAGCTCAACAGGTGGTGAAGAATTCTTCAATCCATCCCCTTGTCTTGTAACTCTGGGTCCTGGAGTGAGAATCACCACTGTCGCAGCTGGTGGGCGCCATACTTTAGCATTATCAG ATATGGGACAGGTGTGGGGTTGGGGCTATGGAGGCGAAGGACAGCTAGGTTTGGGTACCAGGGTAAAAATGGTTTCTTCTCCTCATGTCATCCCCTGTATTCAGCCATCTGCGTCTGGGAAGGATAGGTCTTCTGTGATATCTCAAGGTTCAAAAATTCCTGGAAGTTATGTGAAGGAGATTGCTTGTGGAGGCCGGCACAGTGCAGTAATAACAG ATGCTGGAGCACTGCTTACTTTTGGCTGGGGGCTTTACGGACAG TGTGGGCAAGGGAATACAATAGATCAGCTAAGACCAAGTTATGTGAAATCATTGTCCGAAACAAAAGTGAAAAACATTGCTGCCGGACTATGGCATACACTGTGTGTATCTGTTGACGGGCGTGTATATGCATTTGGAGGGAATCAGTTTGGACAGCTGGgaacaggtgctgacgagggtGAG CTTCAGACTCTACCTAAGATATTGGATTCTCCGGGTTTGGGAAGCAAGCATGCAAAAGTAGCCTCCTGCGGCGCTCGACATAGTGTCATTCTAACAG AAGACGGCCAGTTATTTAGTTGGGGGTGGAACAAGTATGGCCAA CTTGGCCTGGGCGATGCCGTGGATAGGAACATTCCTTCTCAAGTTTCAATAGAAGGCTGCTTACTGAAAAATATTGCATGTGGCTGGTGGCACACGCTACTTCTAGCCGAAAGACCCATTTGA
- the LOC103450267 gene encoding ultraviolet-B receptor UVR8 isoform X3 encodes MDCNEGGGGGSTKTEERREALVYMWGYLPGVSPEKSPILSLSPVRFPNGMEGGYSWKDVCGGGCGFAMAISECGKLMTWGSTDEEGQSYVVSGKHGETPEAYALPTEASILKAAAGWAHCVAVTETGEVYTWGWKECVPSGNLIGDLGMVERLQKDTTGNQSSLPAEQVNSMSQGFNLTSGTVSHLESKRAREEIAKRRKISSAKVESESSTGGEEFFNPSPCLVTLGPGVRITTVAAGGRHTLALSDMGQVWGWGYGGEGQLGLGTRVKMVSSPHVIPCIQPSASGKDRSSVISQGSKIPGSYVKEIACGGRHSAVITDAGALLTFGWGLYGQCGQGNTIDQLRPSYVKSLSETKVKNIAAGLWHTLCVSVDGRVYAFGGNQFGQLGTGADEGELQTLPKILDSPGLGSKHAKVASCGARHSVILTDGQLFSWGWNKYGQLGLGDAVDRNIPSQVSIEGCLLKNIACGWWHTLLLAERPI; translated from the exons ATGGACTGCaatgaaggaggaggaggagggtcgACGAAAACGGAGGAGCGGAGAGAAGCTCTGGTGTATATGTGGGGATATCTTCCGGGAGTATCGCCGGAGAAGTCTCCGATACTGTCTCTGTCGCCGGTGCGGTTTCCTAATGGGATGGAGGGTGGATATTCGTGGAAGGACGTCTGCGGCGGCGGTTGCGGATTCGCCATGGCCATCTCAG AGTGTGGGAAGCTGATGACGTGGGGGTCGACGGACGAGGAGGGGCAGAGCTACGTCGTTTCTGGGAAGCACGGG gagactccggAGGCATATGCTCTCCCAACTGAGGCTTCAATACTCAAGGCTGCTGCTGGTTGGGCTCATTGCGTTGCTGTTACGG AGACTGGTGAAGTATACACTTGGGGTTGGAAAGAGTGTGTTCCCTCTGGGAATCTTATTGGTGATCTGGGCATGGTGGAACGTCTCCAAAAGGATACTACAGGGAATCAAAGTTCATTACCAGCTGAACAAG TAAACTCAATGTCTCAAGGCTTCAATTTGACTAGTGGGACAGTATCTCATCTTGAAAGCAAAAGGGCCAGAGAGGAAATTGCAAAGCGAAGGAAAATTTCGTCAGCTAAAGTCGAATCTGAAAGCTCAACAGGTGGTGAAGAATTCTTCAATCCATCCCCTTGTCTTGTAACTCTGGGTCCTGGAGTGAGAATCACCACTGTCGCAGCTGGTGGGCGCCATACTTTAGCATTATCAG ATATGGGACAGGTGTGGGGTTGGGGCTATGGAGGCGAAGGACAGCTAGGTTTGGGTACCAGGGTAAAAATGGTTTCTTCTCCTCATGTCATCCCCTGTATTCAGCCATCTGCGTCTGGGAAGGATAGGTCTTCTGTGATATCTCAAGGTTCAAAAATTCCTGGAAGTTATGTGAAGGAGATTGCTTGTGGAGGCCGGCACAGTGCAGTAATAACAG ATGCTGGAGCACTGCTTACTTTTGGCTGGGGGCTTTACGGACAG TGTGGGCAAGGGAATACAATAGATCAGCTAAGACCAAGTTATGTGAAATCATTGTCCGAAACAAAAGTGAAAAACATTGCTGCCGGACTATGGCATACACTGTGTGTATCTGTTGACGGGCGTGTATATGCATTTGGAGGGAATCAGTTTGGACAGCTGGgaacaggtgctgacgagggtGAG CTTCAGACTCTACCTAAGATATTGGATTCTCCGGGTTTGGGAAGCAAGCATGCAAAAGTAGCCTCCTGCGGCGCTCGACATAGTGTCATTCTAACAG ACGGCCAGTTATTTAGTTGGGGGTGGAACAAGTATGGCCAA CTTGGCCTGGGCGATGCCGTGGATAGGAACATTCCTTCTCAAGTTTCAATAGAAGGCTGCTTACTGAAAAATATTGCATGTGGCTGGTGGCACACGCTACTTCTAGCCGAAAGACCCATTTGA
- the LOC103450267 gene encoding ultraviolet-B receptor UVR8 isoform X4, whose amino-acid sequence MDCNEGGGGGSTKTEERREALVYMWGYLPGVSPEKSPILSLSPVRFPNGMEGGYSWKDVCGGGCGFAMAISECGKLMTWGSTDEEGQSYVVSGKHGETPEAYALPTEASILKAAAGWAHCVAVTETGEVYTWGWKECVPSGNLIGDLGMVERLQKDTTGNQSSLPAEQVNSMSQGFNLTSGTVSHLESKRAREEIAKRRKISSAKVESESSTGGEEFFNPSPCLVTLGPGVRITTVAAGGRHTLALSDMGQVWGWGYGGEGQLGLGTRVKMVSSPHVIPCIQPSASGKDRSSVISQGSKIPGSYVKEIACGGRHSAVITDAGALLTFGWGLYGQCGQGNTIDQLRPSYVKSLSETKVKNIAAGLWHTLCVSVDGRVYAFGGNQFGQLGTGADEGETLPKILDSPGLGSKHAKVASCGARHSVILTEDGQLFSWGWNKYGQLGLGDAVDRNIPSQVSIEGCLLKNIACGWWHTLLLAERPI is encoded by the exons ATGGACTGCaatgaaggaggaggaggagggtcgACGAAAACGGAGGAGCGGAGAGAAGCTCTGGTGTATATGTGGGGATATCTTCCGGGAGTATCGCCGGAGAAGTCTCCGATACTGTCTCTGTCGCCGGTGCGGTTTCCTAATGGGATGGAGGGTGGATATTCGTGGAAGGACGTCTGCGGCGGCGGTTGCGGATTCGCCATGGCCATCTCAG AGTGTGGGAAGCTGATGACGTGGGGGTCGACGGACGAGGAGGGGCAGAGCTACGTCGTTTCTGGGAAGCACGGG gagactccggAGGCATATGCTCTCCCAACTGAGGCTTCAATACTCAAGGCTGCTGCTGGTTGGGCTCATTGCGTTGCTGTTACGG AGACTGGTGAAGTATACACTTGGGGTTGGAAAGAGTGTGTTCCCTCTGGGAATCTTATTGGTGATCTGGGCATGGTGGAACGTCTCCAAAAGGATACTACAGGGAATCAAAGTTCATTACCAGCTGAACAAG TAAACTCAATGTCTCAAGGCTTCAATTTGACTAGTGGGACAGTATCTCATCTTGAAAGCAAAAGGGCCAGAGAGGAAATTGCAAAGCGAAGGAAAATTTCGTCAGCTAAAGTCGAATCTGAAAGCTCAACAGGTGGTGAAGAATTCTTCAATCCATCCCCTTGTCTTGTAACTCTGGGTCCTGGAGTGAGAATCACCACTGTCGCAGCTGGTGGGCGCCATACTTTAGCATTATCAG ATATGGGACAGGTGTGGGGTTGGGGCTATGGAGGCGAAGGACAGCTAGGTTTGGGTACCAGGGTAAAAATGGTTTCTTCTCCTCATGTCATCCCCTGTATTCAGCCATCTGCGTCTGGGAAGGATAGGTCTTCTGTGATATCTCAAGGTTCAAAAATTCCTGGAAGTTATGTGAAGGAGATTGCTTGTGGAGGCCGGCACAGTGCAGTAATAACAG ATGCTGGAGCACTGCTTACTTTTGGCTGGGGGCTTTACGGACAG TGTGGGCAAGGGAATACAATAGATCAGCTAAGACCAAGTTATGTGAAATCATTGTCCGAAACAAAAGTGAAAAACATTGCTGCCGGACTATGGCATACACTGTGTGTATCTGTTGACGGGCGTGTATATGCATTTGGAGGGAATCAGTTTGGACAGCTGGgaacaggtgctgacgagggtGAG ACTCTACCTAAGATATTGGATTCTCCGGGTTTGGGAAGCAAGCATGCAAAAGTAGCCTCCTGCGGCGCTCGACATAGTGTCATTCTAACAG AAGACGGCCAGTTATTTAGTTGGGGGTGGAACAAGTATGGCCAA CTTGGCCTGGGCGATGCCGTGGATAGGAACATTCCTTCTCAAGTTTCAATAGAAGGCTGCTTACTGAAAAATATTGCATGTGGCTGGTGGCACACGCTACTTCTAGCCGAAAGACCCATTTGA
- the LOC103450267 gene encoding ultraviolet-B receptor UVR8 isoform X6: MDCNEGGGGGSTKTEERREALVYMWGYLPGVSPEKSPILSLSPVRFPNGMEGGYSWKDVCGGGCGFAMAISECGKLMTWGSTDEEGQSYVVSGKHGETPEAYALPTEASILKAAAGWAHCVAVTETGEVYTWGWKECVPSGNLIGDLGMVERLQKDTTGNQSSLPAEQVNSMSQGFNLTSGTVSHLESKRAREEIAKRRKISSAKVESESSTGGEEFFNPSPCLVTLGPGVRITTVAAGGRHTLALSDMGQVWGWGYGGEGQLGLGTRVKMVSSPHVIPCIQPSASGKDRSSVISQGSKIPGSYVKEIACGGRHSAVITDAGALLTFGWGLYGQCGQGNTIDQLRPSYVKSLSETKVKNIAAGLWHTLCVSVDGRVYAFGGNQFGQLGTGADEGETLPKILDSPGLGSKHAKVASCGARHSVILTDGQLFSWGWNKYGQLGLGDAVDRNIPSQVSIEGCLLKNIACGWWHTLLLAERPI; encoded by the exons ATGGACTGCaatgaaggaggaggaggagggtcgACGAAAACGGAGGAGCGGAGAGAAGCTCTGGTGTATATGTGGGGATATCTTCCGGGAGTATCGCCGGAGAAGTCTCCGATACTGTCTCTGTCGCCGGTGCGGTTTCCTAATGGGATGGAGGGTGGATATTCGTGGAAGGACGTCTGCGGCGGCGGTTGCGGATTCGCCATGGCCATCTCAG AGTGTGGGAAGCTGATGACGTGGGGGTCGACGGACGAGGAGGGGCAGAGCTACGTCGTTTCTGGGAAGCACGGG gagactccggAGGCATATGCTCTCCCAACTGAGGCTTCAATACTCAAGGCTGCTGCTGGTTGGGCTCATTGCGTTGCTGTTACGG AGACTGGTGAAGTATACACTTGGGGTTGGAAAGAGTGTGTTCCCTCTGGGAATCTTATTGGTGATCTGGGCATGGTGGAACGTCTCCAAAAGGATACTACAGGGAATCAAAGTTCATTACCAGCTGAACAAG TAAACTCAATGTCTCAAGGCTTCAATTTGACTAGTGGGACAGTATCTCATCTTGAAAGCAAAAGGGCCAGAGAGGAAATTGCAAAGCGAAGGAAAATTTCGTCAGCTAAAGTCGAATCTGAAAGCTCAACAGGTGGTGAAGAATTCTTCAATCCATCCCCTTGTCTTGTAACTCTGGGTCCTGGAGTGAGAATCACCACTGTCGCAGCTGGTGGGCGCCATACTTTAGCATTATCAG ATATGGGACAGGTGTGGGGTTGGGGCTATGGAGGCGAAGGACAGCTAGGTTTGGGTACCAGGGTAAAAATGGTTTCTTCTCCTCATGTCATCCCCTGTATTCAGCCATCTGCGTCTGGGAAGGATAGGTCTTCTGTGATATCTCAAGGTTCAAAAATTCCTGGAAGTTATGTGAAGGAGATTGCTTGTGGAGGCCGGCACAGTGCAGTAATAACAG ATGCTGGAGCACTGCTTACTTTTGGCTGGGGGCTTTACGGACAG TGTGGGCAAGGGAATACAATAGATCAGCTAAGACCAAGTTATGTGAAATCATTGTCCGAAACAAAAGTGAAAAACATTGCTGCCGGACTATGGCATACACTGTGTGTATCTGTTGACGGGCGTGTATATGCATTTGGAGGGAATCAGTTTGGACAGCTGGgaacaggtgctgacgagggtGAG ACTCTACCTAAGATATTGGATTCTCCGGGTTTGGGAAGCAAGCATGCAAAAGTAGCCTCCTGCGGCGCTCGACATAGTGTCATTCTAACAG ACGGCCAGTTATTTAGTTGGGGGTGGAACAAGTATGGCCAA CTTGGCCTGGGCGATGCCGTGGATAGGAACATTCCTTCTCAAGTTTCAATAGAAGGCTGCTTACTGAAAAATATTGCATGTGGCTGGTGGCACACGCTACTTCTAGCCGAAAGACCCATTTGA